The Theileria equi strain WA chromosome 2 map unlocalized gcontig_1105316255037, whole genome shotgun sequence genomic sequence TACAATGGAGCTCAGGTTAGGCGCCGTAACTTTTGCATACGACACCTTACGCCCTGGTTTTCTGGATTTTAGAAAGGATTTGCCTAAATAATCCTAATTCTCAGGTTGCACATTTTTCTTCTATGCTGCGCATACAACGAAGCTTTCGCCTCAGCTCAGTAGGTAAATACACGCGAATCAGCAGAGTCTAACCGGCACTTTGCTGCATCTGAGACTAGTTGTAGGCTACATGAATGTTTAATGGGATATTTTGGTATTTGAAGTATAAAACAATACCTACTCGACATATTCCAGAAATCACACGGAATTCGTTAGGATCATATTCACACAACACTTTGGTATGTCCTTTTAATGGGCTATTTTTAGAACGCCTTTATTCACGCAGGCTAAAACAAACGGAATATATTTGCAAAGATGGGAGACAGATGCCTATTCAACGACGAATCACTCAAGTCGACGCCGGTATCTCAGATTTTGGCGTTTGCTAGGCGGAGGCATGAAAAGTATTCATTTGAGTCCTCTGTGGAGCCTTCCTCGACGGACGCAAGGTGCGATTTGAGGATGCCTACCCAGAAAGATCTCCAAACTACCTTTGAAAATGAACCAGAAATGACCTCTAAAGCTGACGTTAGAGCGTCGGATGCCTTAACCACCAAGGTTGATCAACATGTATTCGAAAATGAACCGGATCAAGTTTCAAGGGCGGACGTAAGAGCTGTAGATGTTAGAGTACCAAAGCAGATCAGTTGCGTCTTTGAAAACGAGCCTGAAGAGATCTCAAAGGCCGATGCAAGGTCCTCCGACGCTGCAATATCCAGGGAGACTTCACACGTTTTTGAGAACGAACCCGAGGTAGAATCAAAAGCGGACATTCGGTCCTCAGATGCGCTATTGATAAAGGAGGCTTCACATGTGTTTGAAAATGACCCGGATAGAAAGTCAAAAGCGGATGTGCGTTCATCTGATGCAGTGATTCTAAAAGAGGGCAGCCATGTCTTTGAGAACGAACcggaagaagaatctaaagCCGATGTTAGATCTTCAGATGCTGCACTTGTAAAGGAGGTTAGTAATGTGTTTGAAAATGAACCGGAAGAGAGATCTAAGGCTGATGTACGTTCATCGGATGCTGCTCTTATAAAAGAAACTTCTCACGTCTTTGAGAATGAGCCTGAAAGAGCCTCTAAAGCAGACGTACGCTCTTCGGATGCCGTTGTTCATCATTCAAAGAGCCACATTTTCGAGAATGAACCCGAGACTGAATCAAAGGCTGACGTTAGATTTTCGGATCCAAAACCAGATTTAGCTGAACGCCATGtatttgaaaatgaacCAGAGTCAGAATCCAAAGCAGATGTACGATTCTCTGACCCTAGGTCTGACAAGATAGATGGTTCAGTCTTTGAGAATGAACCGGAAAAGACTTCAAAGGCGGATGTTAGATTTGTTGACCGTAAGTCTGACAGGGTAGAAGGTCACGTTTTTGAAAACGAACCAGATGTTGTTTCAAAGGCAGACGTAAGGTTCTCTGATCCATCACCAACATCAAATGATGCAAGAACGGTATTTGAATGCCAGAGAAGCCTAAGAAGCACCGCTGACTTTAGCGCCTCTGAGCCTCTCGCACCAAAGACACAATACATTACCACTTACGAAGCACAAACTGAAAAACACAGTAAGGCTGATTACAAACACGACCTCAGCCATACGCTAATGAGGGAACTATCGGCAACCATGAATGAATGCCGGGGGTATCAAGCTTAACTTTCACTTTTAATTTCACACGTGTAAATTTAATTTTTATCAGCCATGTAGTACGAGTTTCCATAATGCCTCGTTCCGGTGGCCTTTTGGACTCCCAAATTACTCTCAACGTTGAGAGATTCTTCTTTGGGAAACACGAGTCGCTTTATCCAGGTATTTTGTGGATAATATCTCTTTGtcatttattttatagGTACACACTTGACAGAAAAGACAACGGACATCCGAGGCGTAGTATCGGATGGCTTTCAGTACCTCAAGTCCCTCAGCCACGTAAATGTCTGTAGCTACGTAGATATGCTACGTTCTGACGACAATAATTATGTGTTTCTATCGGAAGGCTACTCCCTAACGTTAGGTGATGTTTTAGAGAGGATTGAAAAGTCAAAATGGAGCAAAAGTGATGTGTACGGGTCTATAGAACTCGTTGGAATCATAAATCAGATTATTTCAGGTGTACAGTACTTACATAGTTCTGGTATAGCCCATGGAGCGCTaactttggagaatatCCTAGTCACCCCTGATGGCTACGTGAAGATTTGGGGATATGCTAAACCATATCTTAGTGGTCTTATCTCACGATTCTTGCGCAAATGTAACGATTCTGAGCCTATGGATGTTGGCATTGATGAGTTATCTAGTCTCCAGCTCTTTTATACACCTCCTGAGGTCATTCTTGACTGTAAGCTGGAAGCCAATTTTAAGGTTGATGTGTGGTCACTTGGCATTTGTATACTCACCATTTTGTCTCATTTTCTTCATGTTACTGCAAGCATACCGGTTACTGGACATAGGGATGTTGCAGAAATTAGCAAAGAGAAAGCAACTGATCTCAAGAATGCATTCGTTGTTTTATCTTCTCTCCTCTACGTCTTTGGTTCGGAGTATTCAGACGAGTTCAAAGGCAATGTATCTGCTATCGGTCTtaatatcgcaaaaatggtgaagaaTACCTTTCCTACGCCAAATGATGAACAAAGTGCGCTTGAAACCATCTGCAGGGCAAGCTCAGAACATGTGGATTCTGTAATGAATTATCTTGTAAATCTCATAGATTGGATTACCGGTAAAAGGATTTTTGACATACTTGATCTGGAGCCTGGGAATGGCTCCTCCAATTATAGCAAGGAGTTGTATATCCTCGGAATATGCTACGATTGTCTGATCATTGATCCATCCGAGAGACCCTCTTCACTTGATATCGCACTCCGGTATGATATTATAAAGCATAAAATACCACATTGTACCAAATCTTTTCCACGGTTTGCTTGGTCTATTTCCGATAAATACACGGACTTCATTTCTGATTGTTCTAATCATGAAATGTGCAGAAGAAAGTATGTAACGTGTCCAAACACTAGCGAATACCTGAATTTAGATGTTGGAATGGATGATATattttactactggaagTTAATTGGTAATGATCCGCTAAATCTCGTGCAATCTTTGCAAATGCCCCCTTTATCATGTCTTgtagatgaaaatggagcTATACAAGAGGGACCATTTTTTAAACTTGAAGCTGCAAGAAAAGAATATACTCTTGATAGATTTGGTCTTGGCGAATTATTTACGCACATTAAAGTTGCGAGTCTCTTTCCCATGGTTCTGGAGCACCAACTGCGGCCGTCCTGCGGATATGCTAGACAGcattcatttatatatCAATGGTTCAGAATCTATCGCTTCAGAAAGCTCTTGGATTCATTTAATAAGGAAAAAATCATAGCTGAGGCAAAAATTGACATTCCTCCCCTACTTCGGAAGTTTATATGGTGTGCAATATTGGACATTgagtacaagaatgaacCATGTGTTGCAGTAGCAAAATCTCGTTTGGTATCAGAAATTGAAAAGGTTGCTGTTTTTTACAGCAATGATATTTTACGCTCCAAAAAGAGTCTATCAGAAATTGCATCAGCTATTGAATATATAGAGAATAAATATGCAAAACTTACCAGTTGTTTTTACTCATTCTGCATTCCATTATTCCTACTATATCATGATGCAACGACTGTATTCAGAGAAATCCTAGAAACtatattttgcaaatatcTAAAGGACTTTTACGTTCCATCTGGGTCATTTGTAAGTACTTTTTTGGCTGAATTCACAACCCTGTTGAACTTTTTTGATCCAAAGGTTGCATCACACCTCAGAAGTATAGGCGCTTATGCAGATTCGTATGCTCTACCGTGGTTCATGACACTATTTGCAGAAAATCTGTCTGTTCATCAGCTTTATATTATTATGGATGCTGTTGTATTACGACCTAGATCATTCGTAAAATATTTAGCGGTAGCAACCGTACACTGCATGAGAGAAAATGTGCTCGGATTGGCGAGTTCCCACGCATTTACTTCATTCATATCATGCGCAATGGAGACTATAAACATGCCAATGTTGGTAAATTTGGCGATAAGTTTATATAACCGATGGAATGAAATTCTTACGCTGGGTAAGGATGAGGCTTCTTCCCAAAGCCTGGATAGGGGTACTTTCACATTTATCATGGAAGAATTTCCATTTGAACGATGTTTTAGACTTCCACTTGATGCTTTCAGCTCAGTTCTTAACAACTGTATTCTAGTAGATTTGAGACCTCTCGAATCTTACAATTTTGGATCGATACCAAATTCCATACACGTTGATGTTTTATTGAACATACTATCAGATTCAGTATCAACTGGGAACAAGTTCACCGGTAAACATGCAAATGCTAAACTTAACGCCGCTATAAAGGAACTCCAGGATAAGACAAATTTGCTATGGTTGCACAAAAGTTCAAGCTTTATCATTATTGCAGCAGGAGATGGATATGatcttgaagaagaaatgcTCTATATCCAACGTTTAACCTTTGAATTCAACATTAGACACCTATGCTACTATAGAATAAATGCAGATGAGTGGCCAAGAGTGCTCACGCTGGCCAAAATTTGACTGTCACTACACACTCGTTATTTAATGTTATTATTTCATATACTTGGTTTTATATACTTGAAATTGTCCAGTTATGGTCAATTTTTCAGATGTATACCCGTGAAAGTCGCAAAAGCGGCCAACACATGCCGTCCAGTTCACACAGAGGCCTTCGTAAGGCCAATTATCACGAAAAATACGAGATTCCATGATAATTTCAGGAATTCGTGCTCTAAAGTTGAGGAATCTGAAATAGATCCGGAGTTCGAATCCTGGAAAAGAGATTTGGTAGAGATTCCTGGGCCGTGGAAGGCATTTCTGCCTGATAGTCTGGATAAGGCCAAAGCTATCGATCCTACCCCTGGGACTAGGCCACTGTTGCTATTTTGTGACATATCTGGAAGGGTTACCGGACCGGAAACGATAGACTCTCCCAAGGGATCCTTCATACTAGATGCCAAAGAACTCAGATTAGTAGACGATGGAGAAAATTTTATCCATTCCAGAAAGTAAGTTGAAGATAAACTTGATTTAAAGTGTAGATTTGTGATCATACTTTTGAGTGGAATCCAATTTAGCAACCTCCGGCTGGTTATGGCTGGGCGTATCTTCTACTCCAAGAACCATGTGATCGATAAAATACATGGAGCAGTAAAGCTTCGCTCTGCATTTTGCGTTGGGCAAGCCTTCATAGAATCGTACGATAATGCGTATGCCAAAGAGGCTCTAACAAGACTAGACAGGAAAGTCGTCACGGTTTGTCTAGACAcataatatacaaatttgcGCAGTATGACAATTATGGAAATGAGACCGACCCACTAGAATGGAAATACCAAGAACTAGAAGCTGTAGGATCACCATTCAGATGGATGCATGGCACAAATGACTGGAAATTACTAGGGCCATTTACATTATACAAATCCCTGGGAGGAAGGCCACCGCTGAAAGAAAGGAAACACTTATTCTATCCTTTCAATCTAGAGGAAGTATATAACGTTGTCGACCCATTTCAACTCAGCTGTAAAAATCATACAGCAATACAAGACCTGGAAAAGGAAACCCATGATGTCATAACCAGACTATTCGAACCAACCGAAAAGCTCTCCAATATAACAATAAAGGATCCAAAATATCTCAAGGAACTCGAAAACGAGGTTTGTAATGTGCAGAGAAATAGATACCATACAGCTTATTCAACTTGGAACTCAAGGACCAAGCTTTTACAAGAATACCATGGAGTAAATTACTCTGTTCTAATCTCAAACTCTTCATCGCTACTTTGTTCATCGATCCAGTCCTgtaattttgtattttgtaaGCAATAACTTACGCATGTTGGAATTTCCTCTTTTGGTGGTTCCTTGATCTTTTCCACCTGCGCCTTGCTAGGAATAGCTTGCGACTTTAGGTCGGTTTTACCATCGAAAAAGTAAACGTCCAATTGACGCCCATCAAACATACGATTGTTAAATTTCTGTTAATTATGATAAGCGGTAAAGAAACAAACTGAAATAAAAGTTTGTGCGTCCAACCCAGTCTTGAACTTTATACATACAATCCCCTGTGGATGTCTGGGTATGGGAGTGACCTTTTCAACTTCAACATATTTTGCAACCTCCTGTACGATTTATTGGCAATATGTAAATATACCGTGTGAATCTCCTCCTGCAGCTCCTTATAAAAGTCAGAGTCAGCTTCGTGCATTTCCGCCTCTTTGGTTGAAAACATTGGTTTAGATATAACGATTCTGCGATCGGTACCATCATCCATATCATATCCCCAACTCTGTAGCCTCTCCTGCTCATATTTAGCAGCCAGATATTTTTTGCGCATCTCGGGATCAGTTGTTAGAATCCGTTTTCCCTTTTGTGGCTCATATTTTGCCTGTATTCGTATACATTTGTTATCCATACATACCTTCTCAACGTGTATTATATAGCCTGTACGAAACTCGGAATTGTCAAAGTATCGAAGGGCAAGATCTACAGACTCTTGGTTGACAAAGGTAACTGTAGCATCCGATTTCAAATTCCCCTCTTCATCAGTATATAGTTTGACCTTTGGGAGAGCTAAATGGTATTATAGATGAAAAATCCAAACATACTCGTTATTGGATCAATTTTTATGACTCCAGCCCTTTTAAAAACCTGTGAAACCTCCTCAACTGTCGTATCCTTTGGCAGTCCAGAAATGTAGACACTGTAAACCTTTGAGGAATCTACCCACTGTCCAGACTCTATTCTCTGCTTTTTTCTCTTGAGGTATTGCTTTTTCTTTTCTCTTTTTTTCCTTTTTGTctcctcctcttcatcatcttcttgCTCATTCTCCTTTGTCGGCTCTGGcacctcttcttcattttcatcctcttGGACCAAGACTTTTTTCAGTTCATTACAGGATGAAATTGGTTCCCATGCAGCCATTCCATCGCACCAGACATTAGTGCAACCGTCAATGAAGGCACTGGTTATACATGTAAAATCCATACGGAACATACGATTTGAACATTGACTTTAAGGATTCAGTGTCGCAGGGGCCCCTAATATCATTCTCCCCGCACTGTATATACCACTTTGGTGCTTCTGCCATTTCTACATTCTACGACGACGGCCAGGTCTCTTGGTGCGAACCGCGGTTTTTGCTAAGAAATGATAGGTATAGGAAATAAACATACATGCTATCTTCAGGGGCAGATCCTCAGCTGAAACCAAGTCCTTTGAAACGGACCAATGGAGGAATAGAGCATTAAATTGGTGTACGTGACGAATGTTGGACTCGGGATTGATCCTAAACTTGCAGCACTGAGACAGAGATAAATTCCAGAAAGACATAACACACCTGTTTGTTGTCTGTGACCTTCAAGATGATTTTGTGTTTCTCTTTAAGATACTTAACGACATATTTTGTCTACAAGTAATGATTTCTAAAATTAATCCTCACCTTTAGTGGAGTTCTAAAGTACAAGAGCCTTGCTTCATGTAGGAATTCACTCCAGTTGTCGTAATAAGTCATCGCCAAAGATGTGCAAGCAAAAATGTTCTTGGAAGTGCTAACAAAGCATGGCCATTAATTGTGGCTTGTGGTCAGGTTCCAGAGCTTATACTTTACAATcgaaaagtttgtaaatttaaatTACAGgaaatgtggaaaataGCTCAAATCCTTCAGTCTGTGGCAAGAAATCCAATCTGATTGCCTATGGGGTATGAATTTGCTATTTTTGGCCCAAATCTCCAACTATAATCTCCAATTTAAttattttatccaaaagacTCTTGTTTTATAACTGAGTTCTAAAAATGGCGGACTGGTTCCCTACGATCGCCAACAAAGCCGGGTCTGCCTACCCGCCGATGCAATGCTTCCTCTGTGGAGAGTACGTCGCGGCTCCTACGTCTTCCAGGATGTGCTCTACGTGTCTAGCCAAAAGCGTAGACCTGAGTCAGAGCGTATCAACGCATTGTACGATCTTGCAGTGCTCTACTTGCGGAAAATTCTATCACGATCGATGGTATGTTTTATAGACTCGCTCTCAACAAAATTCAGGATTAACTGTGAGCTTGAAAGCAAGGAACTGCTCTCTCTCTGCTTGAAGAAGATCAAGGGTATCAACCTTTTAAAGATTATCGACGCAAAGTTCAACTGGACAGAACCGCATAGTAAGAAGCTAAAGCTCCAAATCCTGGTCCAAAAGGAAGTGGAAAACAATTGCATTGTTGAGCAGACACTGTTTGTCGAGTTTACCATACGCTCTACGCAGTGTGCTGCCTGTAAACAAATGTATACTCCTCATACTTGGAAGGCACTGGTACAAATTAGGCAAAAGACAAAGGATAAGAAACACATGCTGCTTCTAGAACAGATTATATTGAAGAATAATGCTCATGAGGTTGGATTAATGCTGCATAAACACCCATCTGTAGAACGTACTAAACATTTTATCAAGGCGAAACGGTTTTGATTTACATTTTGCCAATAGACCAGATGCCCAAAAATTTGCGGAATTTGTATCGGATAAAATTGTATCGCAACTAAAGAATAGCAAGAAGCTAATAACAGCAGATATGTCCAACAACAAGTATAACTACAAGTATACAATCCACGTTTCTTTGATCCCCGTCTGTACCGATGATGTGGTATGTCTTCTCCATTTTATACATAACATTCAGGTCTTCTTGACCCCAAAAGTTGCCTCAATGTATGGAGGAATTTCTCCCTTTTTGCTCTGCGTAAATTTGACGTCCACCATAACGCTGCTGGACCCGTTTACGCTGAGAAAGTTGGATATTTCAAGCGACAAGTACTGGAGAAATCCCTTCTCTTCATGTATGTTTTTTTGTACATACACATGTATTTGCAGTATTCACCAAGTTCAACTTGTGCGAATTcataattttaaatgtcGACCGAGACTATTCCAAGAAATGGGATGACTCTCCATACGAGTATGTCCGGGTTTTCCAGATTAAAAACATGTAGGCTTGTGGACGTGGAGGTTATGGCTGTGAACTCCTCCAAGATTATTTATACTAAATCGCACCTAGGAAAATCGCTAACTGTTGGAAGCACATTCAGTGGCTACGATATCAGCAGGATCAATCTGAATGGGCTATCAGAGGAGGAAACTGACATTGAAAATCGCATTCCATTTGAAGTTATTCTTGTAAGAAAGACCAAGAAGCCTACATCCAAACACAATTGGGTCCTCAAGAGAATCTTTACAAACGTTGGTTTTATTTACATCTTTGCATCAATGGTATAGAAAAAGGACCAAGACGAAGAGATGGAGGAAattgatgaggatgaacTGCTCGATTTCAAGGATGAAATTATGAGCAAGAAGGAACTGCACAATCAAATCGACTTTTATCGCAATCCAAAGTAGGTCAAACTATGCCAAATTCACTCTCTGTAGGTCACCAAAGAACAAgactgaagatgaagatgttaaCTCTATCTCAGTTCAACTCAAGGAACTCTCTCTTCACGACCAAGAATACTTTTAAGTGTAGCATAATAGGCGTTGGTTGGTTGATTTGTCCGTTATTCTCAGGGTATATACATTACTATTTCATTAATTTGGTTAGACTAGTGCAAAATCCAGAGTTTTGTATGAAAATGAACCCTTTATGGGTGCCGTCGTCTCCGCCCTCTTTGGCCTCCAGGATCCATTTCATGTAAAATAACAACAAAATGTCCAAAACAGACGTTGAGGACGTTCCAAATGACGATCCATATGCCTTAAAAAACGCTCCCTACCTGAAACCGAGCAAAGACTACAAATACAAGGAAAAGGTGCTCGTTTTCGCAAATAGAGGCATTACAAACCTCGGAAGGCAGCTTTTAAACGATTTAAAGTCTTTGCTTCCTCATCACAAGGCAGAAGTAAGTGAATTCATCTCAATATTGCGACGTTTTTAGTCAAAATGGGAGAAGAGAGTCTCATACGCCGAAATCAACGAAATTTGCGAAATATCAAGGTACCATAAGCTATAAATTCACTCATGCAACTATAAATAGCTGCTCAAGTGTGGTTTTCATAGAGTCCAAAAAGAACGAGATGATCCTCTGGGTCGCCAAGTCCCCGTACGGGCCAACGCTAAAGGCTAGGATCACAAATAGTGCGTTTACAGTCTACTCACACACGAATCTTCAGTCCATACCCTCAAGGACTCGACtttttttggaaattgcCTCGCAAGGTCCAGACCACTATTGACCTTTGACAAGTCATTCAGCGAGCTTCCGCACCTCAAGCTCATTCAGACGCTCTTTACTCAGGTCTTTGGAACCCCAAACAACCATCCAAAGAGCATGCCATTCCACGATCACTGCCTCTCCTTCTTTTACCTGGATAATCACATCTACATGAGACACTACCAGATATCGCCAGAGAATGAATTCTCAATCAATAATCCAGACAGACAGATGCTAACTGAAATCGGTAAGtctatttcatcttcatcaaagTCTCTAGGACCTCAATTCGCACTGGAAGTCATCCTACTCCTCAACGGGAGCTTCAACGGAATCACCCTCTGGAGGAATCCAAACTACCTATCGCCAATTGTTGTAAGTTCTACAGCATTAAACACGTTGCATAAACAGATGCGCAAGTACAAAATGAATGCAGAAGCCGAAAGGTACAAGAAACGACAAAAGTTCAAAGACGTAAGTCCACATGTTCCCGCACAAGTTGTTTCAGATGAAACgagaagaaaaggaagagagagAAGATCCTCTATCCAACGCAAATGTCTTTGCAGCTCCATAAATCGCCTAACTTTTGTACCATTCACTCtatatacattttactTACTCTACTCCATGGCTCATACTACAAAGGAGAATAGAGACGTTTATTACCGAAAAGCCAAGGAAGACGGATATCGAGCCCGTAGCGCCTACAAGTTGCTACAAATATTCAAGGCACATGGGATTTTCTATCCTCTAGTGGATTCTAACGAAGCAAAAGCTATCATACTGAACCACAAGTGTGTCTTTCAAGGTAGTAGATCCGTACAGTGCACGTCCATTGGAAGAATAAGGAATGTCATCGATCTTTGCGCCGCTCCAGGCAGTTGGAGCCAACTTGTTAGGAATTTAGTCAATTATGACTATCTGTCATTCAAAACAGCCGTAGATTCCCTGGATTCAGGCTCTATATGTAGCAGAGTAAGAGATTACTGCAACACTAAACCCGTAATCGTATCAATTGACCTACAGGAAATCGCTCCCATCAACGGAGTCTACACCCTTAAAGGAGATATCACCGATAAGAAGGTCCTGGACCAAGTACGTGACCTATTCGTCGACAATATCAGCAAGAATATCGCAAAAGTATCCAAAGACTCAAACATCGAAGCTGGAGCTCAGCTCATCACCTGCGATGGAGCTCCTGATATCAGTGGATTGCATGAAACTGATGCTTTTGTGCAGTCTGCACTCATAAGAGCATCGCTTTGTGTCTGCTGCTCGATCCTGGATGCCAATGGAACGTTTGTTTGCAAGACTTTCTTCAACTCCACAGAATCTCCAATATTCAGACAAGTCAGCATATTCTTTGATGAATGTACAATCTTTAAACCTTCCGCATCTAGGATGTCTAGCTCCGAACACTTTATCGTTGCAAAGGGATTTAAGCCTCTTGGAAAATTGAGGGCCATAAAGGATCCAGAAACTTCTAATTTCCAAGAGAATATTCCAGAAAGTCTATTCCTTGGACCCTTAATGCAGTGCGGTGATCTAAGCGGATATGATAAAGTAATTAAACTCTTAGAGTAACTGGGCACTCAGCCATTCGTGAATCTGGCTGCAGAGCACATCAGCAAGTAACTGTAATTTTAAAGTGTCTTTAACATTGGCTTTACTCGACACACGAATAACACCCTCGTTTGGGTCCATTATAATTTCAATGTAGTAAACTATTCTGTAGAATTTTATTTACATGCCATACAACTTACCCCTCTACGTCTTCAGTGTAAAGATAGAATTTTGTAACATCCTTGGCCTTTCCAGACGCCTAAGCGTTTGTGCATAAAATCCAAGAAAACATACCAAAGTAATAATGTACACCTGCGATAAGATCAACTCTAATCTTTCAATATTAACGCTTGAAATTGTAATCTCCATATCTTTTGAACAGGTTTGTTCAATTTCAAACCAGTTCTTTTGAAATTCATCCGACAAGAGGGTACTCGGATGAACTAGCTCCAAACCTGTAGTCTTCTCTCTTACACTTTCAATTAAAGGCAATAGGTCATCAACTTCTGTGTTGGTTTGAACCGGAATACATTCTGGAATTGATACTTCTGTCTTGACATGTTCATGCTTAAAAATGTCAATGTCCACGTCGCCATATTCGTAAGGGAAGTATACACTGCTCGAATATCCTCTGCACTGATCAATAAGATGGATCGTATTGAATTTTTCGCGCCAATTATTGTCTGCCATGAAAAACTTTTCATGATCCATCAAAATATAGACATTTGGTTCCACCTGATACTCTCCCTCAAAAATCTCCCTCGCAACATCAATGTTGGAGAGAAGGTTATAGTAGAATTGTGCACAGGAAACAAGGTCTGGATTGTTTGATTCGGTAAGAACCTAAATTCTTGTTATATACACAAATCCATAACTTACGCTCTTTAAAAGCCTTGACAAAGAATCAAACATTTCTGGAGGGCGCTTTAAAAACACACGAACCGAAGCTAGAAGAAGCTCGAGTGTAACTACATCAGGTCTCTGTGCCTCATTAATGTAGTCCTCTAAAGTATACGGTGTATGATCCAGATCGTACCCAAATTCTCCTATACATTTGTTGTACAGATTATACAAATAGCTTACCCAAAATTGATATATAATTGGCCTTCGCCTGAGGGTAAGAAATCGAATCACCGGGATTCTTTAATACTTCAAGTAGCTTGTCCACACGTCCAGAGTATACGCGTAATAATACCTTTATTACCAGCAATAGAGACGTCGTCAAGTAAGGGATCTGAAGGCTGAATATAACGGACATTCTCTCGACAATGGTATTTAAATTGGAAGGTATCTTGAGCGCGATAATTCCAAGTGCCAAGATCGCTCTATTTGCAATCTCGTGGTTAGTGTCAGAAATGTATTCATTTAGTTCATTAGCAATTAGCTCACAATTTTCCTAAAAACATCTTCACGAAGAAACTACAAACTTACAGTTGTTGAAAGAGCAATTAAAATGTTCAGCTTA encodes the following:
- a CDS encoding conserved hypothetical protein (encoded by transcript BEWA_039480A), yielding MGDRCLFNDESLKSTPVSQILAFARRRHEKYSFESSVEPSSTDARCDLRMPTQKDLQTTFENEPEMTSKADVRASDALTTKVDQHVFENEPDQVSRADVRAVDVRVPKQISCVFENEPEEISKADARSSDAAISRETSHVFENEPEVESKADIRSSDALLIKEASHVFENDPDRKSKADVRSSDAVILKEGSHVFENEPEEESKADVRSSDAALVKEVSNVFENEPEERSKADVRSSDAALIKETSHVFENEPERASKADVRSSDAVVHHSKSHIFENEPETESKADVRFSDPKPDLAERHVFENEPESESKADVRFSDPRSDKIDGSVFENEPEKTSKADVRFVDRKSDRVEGHVFENEPDVVSKADVRFSDPSPTSNDARTVFECQRSLRSTADFSASEPLAPKTQYITTYEAQTEKHSKADYKHDLSHTLMRELSATMNECRGYQA
- a CDS encoding conserved hypothetical protein (encoded by transcript BEWA_039490A); its protein translation is MPRSGGLLDSQITLNVERFFFGKHESLYPGTHLTEKTTDIRGVVSDGFQYLKSLSHVNVCSYVDMLRSDDNNYVFLSEGYSLTLGDVLERIEKSKWSKSDVYGSIELVGIINQIISGVQYLHSSGIAHGALTLENILVTPDGYVKIWGYAKPYLSGLISRFLRKCNDSEPMDVGIDELSSLQLFYTPPEVILDCKLEANFKVDVWSLGICILTILSHFLHVTASIPVTGHRDVAEISKEKATDLKNAFVVLSSLLYVFGSEYSDEFKGNVSAIGLNIAKMVKNTFPTPNDEQSALETICRASSEHVDSVMNYLVNLIDWITGKRIFDILDLEPGNGSSNYSKELYILGICYDCLIIDPSERPSSLDIALRYDIIKHKIPHCTKSFPRFAWSISDKYTDFISDCSNHEMCRRKYVTCPNTSEYLNLDVGMDDIFYYWKLIGNDPLNLVQSLQMPPLSCLVDENGAIQEGPFFKLEAARKEYTLDRFGLGELFTHIKVASLFPMVLEHQLRPSCGYARQHSFIYQWFRIYRFRKLLDSFNKEKIIAEAKIDIPPLLRKFIWCAILDIEYKNEPCVAVAKSRLVSEIEKVAVFYSNDILRSKKSLSEIASAIEYIENKYAKLTSCFYSFCIPLFLLYHDATTVFREILETIFCKYLKDFYVPSGSFVSTFLAEFTTLLNFFDPKVASHLRSIGAYADSYALPWFMTLFAENLSVHQLYIIMDAVVLRPRSFVKYLAVATVHCMRENVLGLASSHAFTSFISCAMETINMPMLVNLAISLYNRWNEILTLGKDEASSQSLDRGTFTFIMEEFPFERCFRLPLDAFSSVLNNCILVDLRPLESYNFGSIPNSIHVDVLLNILSDSVSTGNKFTGKHANAKLNAAIKELQDKTNLLWLHKSSSFIIIAAGDGYDLEEEMLYIQRLTFEFNIRHLCYYRINADEWPRVLTLAKI
- a CDS encoding conserved hypothetical protein (encoded by transcript BEWA_039500A) produces the protein MLLFHILGFIYLKLSSYGQFFRCIPVKVAKAANTCRPVHTEAFVRPIITKNTRFHDNFRNSCSKVEESEIDPEFESWKRDLVEIPGPWKAFLPDSLDKAKAIDPTPGTRPLLLFCDISGRVTGPETIDSPKGSFILDAKELRLVDDGENFIHSRKFVIILLSGIQFSNLRLVMAGRIFYSKNHVIDKIHGAVKLRSAFCVGQAFIESYDNAYAKEALTRLDRKVVTYDNYGNETDPLEWKYQELEAVGSPFRWMHGTNDWKLLGPFTLYKSLGGRPPLKERKHLFYPFNLEEVYNVVDPFQLSCKNHTAIQDLEKETHDVITRLFEPTEKLSNITIKDPKYLKELENELIQLGTQGPSFYKNTME
- a CDS encoding hypothetical protein (encoded by transcript BEWA_039510A) produces the protein MAAWEPISSCNELKKVLVQEDENEEEVPEPTKENEQEDDEEEETKRKKREKKKQYLKRKKQRIESGQWVDSSKVYSVYISGLPKDTTVEEVSQVFKRAGVIKIDPITTLPKVKLYTDEEGNLKSDATVTFVNQESVDLALRYFDNSEFRTGYIIHVEKVCMDNKCIRIQAKYEPQKGKRILTTDPEMRKKYLAAKYEQERLQSWGYDMDDGTDRRIVISKPMFSTKEAEMHEADSDFYKELQEEIHTEVAKYVEVEKVTPIPRHPQGIVCIKFKTGLDAQTFISKFNNRMFDGRQLDVYFFDGKTDLKSQAIPSKAQVEKIKEPPKEEIPTCVSYCLQNTKLQDWIDEQSSDEEFEIRTE